A DNA window from Brassica napus cultivar Da-Ae chromosome C1, Da-Ae, whole genome shotgun sequence contains the following coding sequences:
- the LOC111198574 gene encoding NAC domain-containing protein 46 isoform X2 — MLEEGGVVVNQGGDQEVVDLPPGFRFHPTDAEIIIHYLKEKVFNVRFTSAAIGQADLNKNEPWDLPKIAKMGEKEFYFFCQRDRKYPTGMRTNRATLSGYWKATGKDKEIFRGKGCFVGMKKTLVFYRGRAPKGEKTNWVMHEYRLDGIYSYHNLPKTARDEWVVCRVFHKNAPPPTTTATTTTTTNQLTRIDSLDNIDHLLDFSSLPPLIDPGFLSQPGPSFSGAGQQHDFKPIPHHPTTVQINNTYPSAQTLTYPYNSVPNYGFGSGYGTGSGNNNNGMIKRENSLVSVSQETGLSSDVNTTATPEISSSYPGMVNTAANAAMMDGNKTSYDDDDLGIFWDDY, encoded by the exons ATGTTGGAAGAGGGAGGTGTAGTTGTGAACCAAGGAGGGGACCAAGAGGTGGTGGATTTGCCTCCAGGGTTTCGGTTTCATCCAACTGATGCAGAGATCATAATTCACTATCTCAAAGAGAAGGTCTTCAACGTTCGATTCACCTCGGCTGCAATTGGTCAAGCCGACCTTAACAAAAACGAGCCATGGGATCTACCAA AAATTGCAAAGATGGGGGAGAAGGAGTTTTACTTCTTTTGCCAGAGGGATCGGAAGTACCCGACCGGCATGAGGACGAACCGTGCAACCCTGTCCGGTTATTGGAAGGCGACCGGGAAGGACAAGGAGATTTTTAGAGGCAAAGGTTGTTTTGTTGGAATGAAGAAAACACTTGTGTTCTATAGAGGAAGAGCTCCAAAAGGTGAAAAGACCAATTGGGTTATGCATGAGTATCGTCTTGATGGCATCTATTCTTATCACAACCTCCCTAAAACCGCAAGG GATGAATGGGTGGTGTGTAGGGTTTTTCACAAGAACGCTCCTCCTCCCACTACTACAgcaactactactactactacaaaTCAACTTACAAGGATTGATTCTCTTGACAACATTGATCATCTCTTAGACTTCTCGTCTCTCCCTCCTCTCATCGATCCGGGTTTCTTGAGTCAGCCCGGCCCAAGCTTCTCCGGTGCCGGCCAACAACACGACTTCAAACCCATCCCTCATCACCCTACAACCGTGCAGATCAACAACACTTACCCATCAGCCCAAACCCTCACTTACCCTTATAACTCGGTGCCAAATTATGGATTTGGTTCTGGTTATGGGACTGGTTCCGGCAACAATAACAACGGTATGATCAAGCGGGAGAATTCTCTGGTGAGTGTGTCTCAAGAAACCGGTTTAAGTTCCGATGTGAACACAACCGCCACGCCGGAGATATCTTCTTCGTATCCAGGGATGGTGAATACTGCGGCCAATGCGGCGATGATGGATGGTAACAAGACGTCCTACGATGATGATGACTTGGGGATCTTTTGGGACGACTACTAA
- the LOC111198574 gene encoding NAC domain-containing protein 46 isoform X1: protein MLEEGGVVVNQGGDQEVVDLPPGFRFHPTDAEIIIHYLKEKVFNVRFTSAAIGQADLNKNEPWDLPSNSKIAKMGEKEFYFFCQRDRKYPTGMRTNRATLSGYWKATGKDKEIFRGKGCFVGMKKTLVFYRGRAPKGEKTNWVMHEYRLDGIYSYHNLPKTARDEWVVCRVFHKNAPPPTTTATTTTTTNQLTRIDSLDNIDHLLDFSSLPPLIDPGFLSQPGPSFSGAGQQHDFKPIPHHPTTVQINNTYPSAQTLTYPYNSVPNYGFGSGYGTGSGNNNNGMIKRENSLVSVSQETGLSSDVNTTATPEISSSYPGMVNTAANAAMMDGNKTSYDDDDLGIFWDDY from the exons ATGTTGGAAGAGGGAGGTGTAGTTGTGAACCAAGGAGGGGACCAAGAGGTGGTGGATTTGCCTCCAGGGTTTCGGTTTCATCCAACTGATGCAGAGATCATAATTCACTATCTCAAAGAGAAGGTCTTCAACGTTCGATTCACCTCGGCTGCAATTGGTCAAGCCGACCTTAACAAAAACGAGCCATGGGATCTACCAAGTAACTCAA AAATTGCAAAGATGGGGGAGAAGGAGTTTTACTTCTTTTGCCAGAGGGATCGGAAGTACCCGACCGGCATGAGGACGAACCGTGCAACCCTGTCCGGTTATTGGAAGGCGACCGGGAAGGACAAGGAGATTTTTAGAGGCAAAGGTTGTTTTGTTGGAATGAAGAAAACACTTGTGTTCTATAGAGGAAGAGCTCCAAAAGGTGAAAAGACCAATTGGGTTATGCATGAGTATCGTCTTGATGGCATCTATTCTTATCACAACCTCCCTAAAACCGCAAGG GATGAATGGGTGGTGTGTAGGGTTTTTCACAAGAACGCTCCTCCTCCCACTACTACAgcaactactactactactacaaaTCAACTTACAAGGATTGATTCTCTTGACAACATTGATCATCTCTTAGACTTCTCGTCTCTCCCTCCTCTCATCGATCCGGGTTTCTTGAGTCAGCCCGGCCCAAGCTTCTCCGGTGCCGGCCAACAACACGACTTCAAACCCATCCCTCATCACCCTACAACCGTGCAGATCAACAACACTTACCCATCAGCCCAAACCCTCACTTACCCTTATAACTCGGTGCCAAATTATGGATTTGGTTCTGGTTATGGGACTGGTTCCGGCAACAATAACAACGGTATGATCAAGCGGGAGAATTCTCTGGTGAGTGTGTCTCAAGAAACCGGTTTAAGTTCCGATGTGAACACAACCGCCACGCCGGAGATATCTTCTTCGTATCCAGGGATGGTGAATACTGCGGCCAATGCGGCGATGATGGATGGTAACAAGACGTCCTACGATGATGATGACTTGGGGATCTTTTGGGACGACTACTAA
- the LOC111213209 gene encoding pyruvate kinase, cytosolic isozyme-like gives MEKILDGRTNGALKKTKIVCTLGPVSRSVEMIEKLLKAGMNVARFNFSHGTHEYHQGTLDNLRIAMKNTGILCAVMLDTKGPEIRTGFLKEGKPVQLIHGQEITISTDYTLEGDSNTISMSYKKLAEDLKSEDRILCSDGTISMTVLSCDKVNGLVRCRCENSATLGEKKNVNLPGVVVDLPTLTEKDQEDILNWGVPNKIDIIALSFVRKGSDLDLVRELLGDHAKSIVLMSKVENQEGVRNFDKILKNSDAFMVARGDLGMEIPIERIFQAQKMMIERANAVGKPVVTATQMLESMTKSPLPTRAEATDVANAVLDGTDCVMLSGETAAGAHPEAAVKIMARICKVAEETLDYDAVHKKIQEAVPLPLSTVEDLAASAVSKAMSHGAKAIVVLTKGGYTAGLVAKHRPSVPILSVAVSDDLESRCSLSVAKRGLIYRGIIPVVANSGSAEEATRFAVEFAKEKGICKVGDSLVLVHYIDGSSVIKTLLVD, from the exons ATGGAGAAGATTCTTGACGGAAGAACTAATGGAGCACTCAAGAAGACCAAGATCGTGTGCACTCTTGGACCAGTGTCCAGGTCCGTTGAGATGATCGAGAAGCTTCTTAAAGCCGGTATGAACGTAGCTCGTTTCAACTTCTCCCATGGTACTCACGAGTACCACCAAGGAACTCTCGATAATCTAAGAATCGCCATGAAGAACACTGGTATCTTGTGTGCCGTCATGCTTGACACAAAG GGTCCTGAGATTAGAACCGGCTTTCTCAAAGAAGGCAAACCGGTTCAGCTAATTCACGGTCAAGAGATAACAATCTCAACTGATTACACCTTGGAAGGAGATTCAAACACAATCTCGATGAGCTACAAGAAGCTTGCAGAAGATCTCAAGTCAGAGGACAGGATTCTTTGTTCCGACGGGACAATCTCTATGACTGTCTTGTCCTGTGACAAGGTTAACGGTCTTGTCCGTTGCAGATGCGAGAACTCAGCAACCCTAGGAGAGAAAAAGAACGTTAATCTCCCAGGAGTTGTAGTTGATCTCCCAACACTTACGGAGAAAGATCAAGAAGATATTCTCAATTGGGGTGTTCCAAACAAGATCGATATCATCGCTCTTTCCTTTGTTCGTAAAGGATCTGACCTAGATCTAGTCAGGGAGTTACTTGGAGATCACGCAAAGAGTATCGTGCTTATGTCAAAG GTTGAGAATCAAGAAGGAGTGAGGAACTTCGACAAGATTCTCAAGAACTCTGACGCATTCATGGTGGCTAGAGGCGATCTAGGTATGGAGATTCCGATCGAGAGGATCTTCCAAGCTCAGAAGATGATGATCGAGAGAGCTAACGCTGTCGGGAAACCAGTCGTGACAGCCACACAGATGCTTGAGTCTATGACTAAATCTCCTCTTCCGACAAGAGCCGAGGCTACAGACGTGGCCAACGCTGTCCTCGACGGAACGGACTGCGTCATGCTTAGCGGAGAAACCGCCGCCGGAGCCCACCCTGAAGCCGCCGTGAAAATCATGGCGAGAATCTGTAAGGTGGCGGAGGAAACCCTTGACTACGATGCCGTGCATAAGAAGATTCAAGAAGCTGTGCCCTTGCCGCTGTCTACAGTGGAAGACCTAGCCGCTTCAGCCGTCTCCAAGGCGATGAGTCATGGAGCCAAGGCGATTGTGGTTCTCACCAAGGGAGGATACACGGCGGGGCTTGTGGCGAAGCACAGGCCAAGCGTTCCGATTCTGTCGGTGGCTGTTTCGGATGATTTGGAGTCGAGGTGCTCTCTTTCGGTGGCGAAACGTGGTTTGATTTACCGTGGAATCATTCCGGTGGTTGCGAACAGTGGTTCGGCGGAGGAGGCGACGAGATTCGCGGTTGAGTTCGCCAAGGAGAAGGGAATCTGTAAGGTTGGAGACTCTCTTGTCTTGGTGCATTACATCGATGGTTCCTCTGTTATCAAGACTCTGCTTGTGGACTAG
- the LOC111213208 gene encoding myb-related protein 2-like, translating to MYYQNQHQGKSILSSSRMHLPSERHHQFLRGGNSPGGSGLILSTDAKPRLKWTPDLHERFIEAVNQLGGADKATPKTIMKVMGIPGLTLYHLKSHLQKYRLSKNLNGQANSGLNKIGMMTMMEEKSPDADEIQSETLSIGPQPNKNSPISEALHMQIEVQRRLHEQLEVQRHLQLKIEAQGKYLQSVLEKAQETLGKQNLGEAGLEAAKVHLSEFVSKVSAEYPNTSFLEQKEFRNLCTQQMQPPDCSLESCLTSSEGAQKNPKTLENNRLGLRTYLGDSTSEQKEPMFKRMELTWTEGLRGNPYLSTMVSDAEQRVSYSDRSPDRLSIGVGMHGHRGHQQGNNKFKDERFNDKSEDHKLETQGTTTELDLNTQVDNYCTTRPKQLDLNGFSWN from the exons ATGTATTACCAAAACCAACACCAAGGAAAGAGCATACTCTCATCTTCAAGAATGCACTTACCTTCTGAGAGGCATCATCAATTCCTTAGAGGAGGGAATAGTCCAGGAGGTTCTGGTCTCATCCTTTCAACCGATGCAAAGCCGCGCTTAAAATGGACTCCAGATCTTCATGAGAGATTCATTGAAGCAGTTAATCAACTCGGTGGAGCAGATA AAGCTACTCCTAAAACAATCATGAAAGTCATGGGTATTCCAGGTCTTACTTTATACCATCTCAAAAGTCATCTTCAG AAATACAGGCTGAGCAAGAATCTCAACGGACAAGCTAACAGCGGCTTAAACAAAATAG GTATGATGACCATGATGGAAGAAAAGAGCCCTGATGCAGATGAAATTCAAAGTGAGACTTTAAGCATTGGACCACAGCCAAATAa GAACTCGCCTATAAGTGAAGCACTACATATGCAAATAGAGGTCCAAAGAAGGCTTCATGAGCAACTTGAG GTACAGCGACATTTGCAGCTCAAAATAGAGGCTCAAGGAAAGTACCTGCAATCAGTTTTGGAGAAAGCACAAGAGACTCTTGGAAAACAAAACCTCGGTGAAGCTGGACTCGAAGCTGCCAAAGTTCACCTCTCTGAGTTTGTATCTAAAGTATCAGCAGAGTACCCAAACACAAGCTTCCTAGAACAAAAAGAGTTTCGGAACCTATGCACACAACAGATGCAACCACCTGATTGCTCCCTAGAAAGCTGCTTAACCTCGAGCGAGGGAGCTCAGAAGAACCCTAAAACGCTAGAGAACAACAGGTTAGGACTCAGAACATATCTTGGTGATTCAACATCCGAGCAGAAAGAACCAATGTTCAAACGGATGGAGCTCACGTGGACAGAAGGTCTACGAGGGAATCCATATCTTTCAACAATGGTTAGTGACGCAGAACAAAGAGTCTCATATTCAGATAGAAGTCCAGATAGACTGTCAATAGGAGTAGGAATGCATGGACACAGAGGTCATCAACAAGGCAACAATAAGTTTAAAGACGAAAGATTCAATGACAAGAGTGAAGATCATAAGCTTGAAACCCAAGGCACAACAACAGAGTTAGATCTTAACACTCAAGTTGATAACTATTG